Below is a window of Georgenia soli DNA.
TGATGTCCCAGCGGTCCCGACGCGACGGGACCCGACGGCGCAGGCGCGCCGAGTCCTCACCGTTGCCGCGACCCGCACCCGCCCTGCGGCCGTCTCGGTACTCGACCGCGACACCAGGCACCGCGGTCGCCTGGCGGCCCGGCGTGAGAAGGTGACGGCATGAAGGTGAGGTCGTGGACCGACGGGACGGTCGGTCGCCTGGAGCTGGACCGGCCGGCGGCGCTCAACGCCCTGGACCTGGACATGATCCGCGGGCTGCGCGAGGCGCTCGACCGCTGGCGGAGCGACGACGACGTCGCCGAGGTGGTCATCACCGGGGCCGGCGGGCGGGCGTTCTGCTCCGGCGGTGACGTCCGCGCGGCGCGCGAGGCCGTCCTCGCCGGGCGCGCGGAGCTCGCGGACACGTTCTTCGCCGAGGAGTACGCCCTCAACGGCGCGATCGCCGAGCTCCCCAAGCCGTACGTCGCCGTGATCGACGGCGTCGCGATGGGCGGCGGCCTGGGCGTCAGCATCCACGGCAGCGCCCGCGTGGTCACCGAACGGGCGGCGCTCGCCATGCCGGAGACCGCGCTCGGCTTCACCCCCGACGTCGGCTCCACCTACTTCCTCTCCCACCTCGACGGCGACCCCGCCGGAGCCGTCGGCCGCTACCTCGCGCTGACCGGCGCGCGCATCGGCGCCGCCGACGCCCTCGCCCTGGGCCTGGCCACCCACTTCGTCCCGGCGAACGCCGTCGACGCCCTCCTCGACGACGCCGGGGCCGAGGGGACCGCGGCCGCCCTCGCCCGGCACGCGGCCGACCCGGCGGAGGCCGGCGAGCCGTCCCTGGCGCCGTACCGCGACCGGATCGAGGCGACGTTCTCGGCCGGCACGGTGACCGAGATCCTGGAGCGGCTGGACGACGCCGGCGACGACTGGGCGGCAGGCACCGCGGCCGCGCTGCGCATCATGTGCCCCACCTCCCTGGTCGTCGCCCTGGAGCTGCTGAAGGCCGGCGCCGCCTCCACGCTGGGGCAGTGCCTGGAGAACGAGCTGCGCGCCGCCGTCTGGCTCATCGCCCGCCCCGACTTCGCCGAGGGCGTGCGCGCCGTCCTGGTGGACAAGGACCGCAAGGCATCCTGGTCGCCCGCGCGGGTGGACGAGGTGGACGCGGAGCAGATCCGCGCGCTCCTCGTTCCCGCGCCCGCCGCCGGATGACACCCCAGACCCGAAGGAGCACCCCATGCCCATGAACGTCGAGAGCTTCAACCTCGACCACCGCACCGTCGCCGCGCCGTACGTGCGCGTCGCCGACACCAAGCAGCTGCCCGGCGGTGACGTGCTGACCAAGTACGACGTGCGCTTCTGCCAGCCCAACGTCGACCACCTCGAGATGCCGGTGGTGCACTCGCTCGAGCACACCTTCGCCGAGCACGTGCGCAACCACTCCGACGACGTCGTCGACTTCTCCCCCATGGGCTGCCAGACGGGCTTCTACCTGCTGCTGGTCGGGGACCACCCCTACGAGGAGGTCCTCGACCTGGTCGCCACCACGCTGCAGGACGTCGTCGACGCCACCGAGGTCCCCGCCGCCAACGAGACGCAGTGCGGGTGGGCCGCCAGCCACACCCTGACCGGCGCCCAGGACGCCGCGCGCGCCATGCTCGAGCGGCGCGAGGAGTGGGCCCAGGTCACGGCATGACCGAGGGCCACAACCCCACCGGCGACCCCGGCGCCGAGGCCACCGCGCCCGGCCACGGCCCGCGGGTGGACGCCGTCGTCGTCGGGGCGATGGACGAGGAGATCCGGCCGTACTCCCGCCGCGCCACCCAGGCCGGCCCGGTGGTCCAGCGCGGCAACGCCCGCGG
It encodes the following:
- a CDS encoding S-ribosylhomocysteine lyase, with product MNVESFNLDHRTVAAPYVRVADTKQLPGGDVLTKYDVRFCQPNVDHLEMPVVHSLEHTFAEHVRNHSDDVVDFSPMGCQTGFYLLLVGDHPYEEVLDLVATTLQDVVDATEVPAANETQCGWAASHTLTGAQDAARAMLERREEWAQVTA
- a CDS encoding enoyl-CoA hydratase/isomerase family protein, whose product is MKVRSWTDGTVGRLELDRPAALNALDLDMIRGLREALDRWRSDDDVAEVVITGAGGRAFCSGGDVRAAREAVLAGRAELADTFFAEEYALNGAIAELPKPYVAVIDGVAMGGGLGVSIHGSARVVTERAALAMPETALGFTPDVGSTYFLSHLDGDPAGAVGRYLALTGARIGAADALALGLATHFVPANAVDALLDDAGAEGTAAALARHAADPAEAGEPSLAPYRDRIEATFSAGTVTEILERLDDAGDDWAAGTAAALRIMCPTSLVVALELLKAGAASTLGQCLENELRAAVWLIARPDFAEGVRAVLVDKDRKASWSPARVDEVDAEQIRALLVPAPAAG